The following proteins are co-located in the Microcystis wesenbergii NRERC-220 genome:
- a CDS encoding 2Fe-2S iron-sulfur cluster-binding protein, whose translation MPRITVYGQTITCDRGANLRRVLLKHDISLYNGGSKLINCRGIGSCGTCAVAIVGEVSAINWQEKARLSLPPHNPDNNRRLACQVKVFGDIEVTKYDGFWGQGDSVISYQ comes from the coding sequence ATGCCTAGAATAACAGTTTACGGTCAAACAATCACCTGCGATCGAGGTGCAAATCTCCGTCGCGTATTATTAAAACATGACATTTCTTTGTATAACGGCGGTTCCAAGTTAATCAATTGTCGCGGCATCGGCAGCTGTGGGACCTGTGCGGTGGCAATTGTGGGCGAAGTTTCTGCTATCAATTGGCAGGAAAAAGCGCGTCTTTCTTTACCTCCCCATAACCCCGATAATAACCGTCGTCTTGCTTGTCAAGTCAAAGTTTTTGGTGATATCGAAGTGACTAAATACGATGGTTTTTGGGGACAGGGAGACTCAGTGATCAGTTATCAGTGA
- a CDS encoding Tab2/Atab2 family RNA-binding protein: MTIWQADFYKSSSSSPLETVWQLLIYDPLGHLIYENSCPQSQANSDWLTQQLQQACQVSSPEIIQVFRPQCANLFLLAGQNLQIKIELTRHVNALKKQLELRQISINIDSPPPQPLPDQFLGQEWRFARFPAVDLVNFFGDRRIPILSLPEAFSPLKLGLASTLMIPGVVITGGKKSLAIARWLEEINPVFIDHIPTERGRSGGLVLESGLNERWIFLTYEDEDVARAANVYQATKQESQGLHFLLIQPDDSGRTFTGFWLLKQV; the protein is encoded by the coding sequence ATGACTATTTGGCAAGCGGATTTTTATAAATCTTCATCTTCCTCCCCTCTTGAGACAGTCTGGCAATTGTTAATTTACGATCCTCTCGGTCATCTTATTTATGAAAATTCCTGTCCCCAATCCCAAGCTAATAGCGACTGGTTAACCCAACAGTTACAGCAAGCTTGTCAAGTCTCCTCCCCAGAAATTATCCAAGTTTTTCGCCCCCAATGCGCCAATTTATTTCTCCTCGCCGGTCAAAATTTACAGATCAAAATTGAGTTAACCCGTCACGTTAATGCCCTGAAAAAACAGCTAGAATTACGCCAAATCTCCATCAATATCGACTCCCCTCCACCGCAACCCCTACCAGACCAATTTTTAGGTCAAGAGTGGCGTTTTGCTCGCTTTCCCGCCGTTGATTTAGTCAACTTTTTTGGCGATCGCCGAATACCGATTCTTTCCCTACCAGAGGCCTTTTCTCCCTTAAAATTAGGTTTAGCCTCCACTTTAATGATCCCCGGTGTGGTTATTACCGGTGGTAAAAAATCTCTGGCGATCGCTCGTTGGTTGGAGGAAATTAACCCGGTATTTATCGATCATATTCCCACAGAAAGGGGGCGATCGGGCGGTTTAGTCTTGGAATCGGGTCTAAATGAGCGTTGGATTTTCCTAACCTACGAGGATGAAGATGTAGCCCGGGCAGCCAATGTTTATCAAGCAACCAAACAGGAAAGCCAAGGTTTGCACTTTCTCCTGATACAACCGGATGATTCTGGTCGCACTTTTACCGGCTTTTGGCTACTGAAACAAGTTTAA
- a CDS encoding CIA30 family protein, whose translation MAESKSWDFQRFWQTLDYFDSIPLWSCLQRLLGFGEDKKIQLTNEQAMKTILVIGGENAIGRKVITQLQQQNSQIRALVDNIDDARQVFGENVDLFALQTPQLFTGIDEIIYCQGENNRHSLANLLDLLKNTGITAEKTLFDFSNPSSDIKEIWGAVDDVVMGGVSESQITLTGGRSLFSGIVRTENNGGFASVRTRNLNPPLNLSNYEGIELEVEGDGKRYKLILRCEGRWDGIGYCYSFDTLDRTQQRISIPFRDLIPVVRAKTMRDAVPFDSSSVYALQLMQSKFEYDGALNPRFFPGLFALEIVTIKAYGGKNRLIIVKEGEIAEKSLLDASGYPYEAIDSAQIFAKLN comes from the coding sequence ATGGCTGAGTCAAAAAGCTGGGATTTTCAGAGATTTTGGCAAACTCTAGACTATTTTGATAGTATTCCCCTCTGGAGTTGTCTGCAAAGGCTGCTCGGTTTCGGGGAAGATAAAAAAATTCAGCTAACAAATGAGCAAGCAATGAAGACTATTTTAGTCATTGGTGGGGAAAATGCGATCGGTAGAAAGGTAATCACTCAACTACAGCAGCAAAACTCTCAAATTCGCGCTTTAGTCGATAATATTGATGATGCTCGTCAAGTATTCGGCGAAAATGTCGATTTATTCGCTCTGCAAACCCCGCAATTATTCACGGGGATTGATGAGATTATCTACTGTCAAGGGGAGAATAACCGCCATAGTTTAGCTAATTTACTCGATTTACTGAAAAATACCGGTATAACCGCCGAAAAAACCCTCTTTGACTTTAGCAATCCCAGCAGTGATATTAAAGAAATCTGGGGTGCGGTGGATGATGTGGTAATGGGAGGAGTGAGTGAGAGTCAGATAACCCTAACCGGAGGACGCTCGCTCTTTTCTGGTATCGTTAGAACCGAAAATAACGGCGGTTTTGCCTCAGTTCGTACCAGAAACCTGAATCCTCCCCTAAATTTATCTAACTACGAGGGGATTGAATTAGAGGTAGAAGGGGACGGAAAACGCTATAAATTAATTCTGCGTTGTGAAGGACGTTGGGACGGCATCGGTTACTGTTATTCTTTTGATACACTTGATCGCACCCAGCAAAGGATTTCTATTCCCTTTCGCGATTTAATCCCAGTAGTGCGCGCCAAAACGATGAGAGATGCAGTACCCTTTGATAGCAGTAGCGTCTATGCTTTGCAGTTAATGCAGAGTAAATTCGAGTACGATGGGGCCTTAAATCCCCGTTTCTTTCCGGGGTTATTTGCTTTAGAAATTGTCACAATTAAAGCCTACGGTGGCAAAAACCGCTTAATTATCGTTAAGGAAGGAGAAATCGCCGAAAAAAGCCTTTTAGATGCCAGTGGTTATCCCTACGAAGCGATCGATTCTGCTCAGATTTTCGCTAAACTTAATTAA
- a CDS encoding CPP1-like family protein translates to MSEQNPYEQLGVTEESSFEEIQEAKQRLVQQYQNDSKIVESIEAAYDSVLMDRLRMRQEGRIKVPDRIRFPERLTIPVESKPVTSGKSPNWWQSLIDTPSAQDIGVPAVIYACLGAITLLVPDPSGSLLPLLLAFGVFVNIYFFNHKEKRFGRALLFTLAGLVLGVALGAGLVSLAAKADLNIFADRQIYALVTFLIFWVISSFFR, encoded by the coding sequence ATGAGTGAACAGAATCCCTACGAACAACTTGGGGTTACTGAAGAATCCTCTTTTGAAGAAATTCAAGAGGCCAAACAAAGACTGGTGCAACAGTATCAGAATGATAGCAAAATTGTCGAATCGATCGAGGCGGCCTACGATTCTGTCCTCATGGATCGACTGCGGATGCGACAGGAGGGTAGAATTAAAGTTCCCGATCGCATTCGTTTTCCCGAACGTCTGACGATTCCGGTGGAAAGTAAACCGGTTACTAGCGGCAAATCTCCTAACTGGTGGCAAAGCTTAATCGATACACCTTCTGCACAGGATATCGGCGTACCAGCAGTGATTTACGCTTGTTTAGGAGCAATAACCCTGTTAGTTCCCGATCCCAGTGGCTCCCTCTTACCGCTGCTCTTAGCTTTTGGCGTTTTCGTTAATATCTATTTTTTCAACCACAAAGAAAAACGTTTTGGCCGCGCCTTGCTATTCACTCTCGCTGGTTTAGTGCTAGGAGTCGCTCTGGGAGCGGGATTAGTCAGTTTAGCGGCCAAGGCTGATTTGAATATTTTCGCCGATCGCCAAATTTATGCGCTCGTCACTTTTCTGATCTTTTGGGTGATTAGTAGTTTTTTCCGTTAA
- a CDS encoding HAD family hydrolase: protein MLRLISDFDGPIMDVSERYYQVYQYCLQKTAYKGQIIGELSKAEFWQLKRDQVSEKRIGEMSGLDEDQARKFAHLRRQTVHTLPYLVHDRPVLGSLETLQKIQELKIDLVVMTMRRVSELDHAFNRYDIGRFFAANRRYCLNNNYTKTNDVRDKTLLMAKAAKELPAAADTWMVGDTEADIAAAKSQNIKVIGVLSGIRSRSRLESYEPDYIVNNLGEAVDVILGSLRAIG, encoded by the coding sequence ATGTTGAGACTAATTAGCGACTTTGACGGCCCGATAATGGACGTATCGGAGCGATATTACCAAGTTTATCAATACTGTTTACAGAAAACCGCCTATAAAGGTCAAATTATTGGGGAATTATCGAAAGCGGAATTCTGGCAGTTAAAACGGGATCAGGTTTCTGAGAAGCGTATCGGGGAAATGTCAGGATTAGATGAAGATCAGGCCCGGAAATTTGCCCATCTTCGTCGTCAAACTGTTCATACTTTACCCTATCTTGTCCACGATCGCCCGGTGCTTGGTTCTTTGGAAACTCTCCAGAAAATCCAAGAGTTAAAGATCGATTTAGTCGTGATGACGATGCGACGGGTATCCGAGCTAGATCATGCCTTTAATCGCTACGATATCGGTCGTTTTTTCGCCGCTAATCGTCGTTATTGTCTAAATAACAATTACACCAAAACCAACGACGTGCGCGACAAAACCCTGCTTATGGCTAAGGCCGCTAAAGAACTGCCAGCGGCTGCCGATACTTGGATGGTGGGGGATACGGAAGCGGATATTGCCGCCGCTAAGAGCCAAAATATTAAGGTTATTGGCGTATTATCGGGGATTCGCAGCCGTTCCCGTTTAGAGAGCTACGAGCCTGATTATATCGTCAATAACCTTGGGGAAGCAGTGGACGTGATCTTAGGCTCCCTACGAGCGATTGGTTAA
- the cimA gene encoding citramalate synthase, producing the protein MNNGKRIWVYDTTLRDGAQREGISLSLEDKIKIARELDRMGIPFIEGGWPGANPRDGQFFWKLHEEPLKQAELVAFCSTRRPHIEAREDPMLTAILAARTRWVTIFGKSWDLHVTEGLKTSLEENLAMIGDTIEYLRCQGKRVIYDAEHWFDGYKNNPEYALLTLKTAKDAGAEWLVFCDTNGGTLPQEIAPIVEKVREQLDIDPDDENAPQLGIHAHNDAGTAVANSLAAVNEGARMIQGTINGYGERCGNANLCTLIPNLQLKMGFSCLEENQLGRLTGTSRKISEMVNLAPDDHAPFVGRSAFAHKGGIHVSAVAKNPLTYEHINPEAIGNQRRIVISDQSGLSNVLAKARSFGIDLNKDDPTCRQILERLKILESEGYQFEAAEASFELLMREALGQRSHLFELKGFQVYCDMLRDSGNAIATIKVRVKEEDLLEVAEGNGPVAALDRALRKALVKFYPEIANFHLTDYKVRILDSGSGTAAKTRVLIESSNGQQRWTTVGVSSNILEASYQAVVEGIEYGLYLLQNNKLELSGQFCPLGII; encoded by the coding sequence ATGAACAATGGTAAGCGCATTTGGGTCTATGACACTACTCTCCGGGATGGGGCCCAGCGAGAAGGTATTTCCCTCTCCCTAGAAGACAAAATTAAAATCGCCAGGGAATTAGATAGAATGGGTATTCCTTTTATCGAAGGCGGTTGGCCGGGCGCAAACCCAAGAGACGGTCAATTTTTCTGGAAACTGCACGAAGAACCCCTAAAACAAGCGGAATTAGTCGCTTTTTGTTCCACTCGTCGCCCCCATATCGAGGCCCGGGAAGATCCGATGTTAACCGCCATTCTCGCCGCTAGAACCCGTTGGGTGACAATTTTCGGCAAATCTTGGGATCTGCACGTCACAGAGGGCTTAAAAACCAGTCTGGAGGAGAATTTAGCCATGATAGGAGATACGATCGAGTATCTACGCTGTCAGGGAAAACGAGTCATTTATGATGCCGAACATTGGTTTGATGGTTACAAAAATAACCCCGAATACGCCCTTTTAACCCTCAAAACCGCCAAGGATGCCGGGGCCGAATGGTTAGTTTTCTGTGATACCAACGGCGGCACTTTACCCCAAGAAATCGCCCCGATTGTGGAGAAAGTGCGGGAGCAATTGGATATCGATCCTGATGATGAAAATGCGCCTCAATTAGGCATCCATGCCCATAATGACGCGGGAACCGCCGTAGCCAACTCCTTAGCGGCAGTTAACGAGGGCGCACGCATGATTCAAGGCACAATTAACGGTTATGGGGAACGCTGCGGCAATGCCAATTTATGTACTTTAATTCCCAATCTTCAGTTAAAAATGGGATTTTCTTGCCTAGAAGAAAATCAATTAGGCCGATTGACGGGAACTAGCCGAAAAATCAGCGAAATGGTCAATTTAGCCCCGGATGATCATGCTCCCTTCGTCGGACGCTCCGCTTTTGCCCATAAAGGCGGCATTCACGTTTCTGCGGTGGCGAAAAATCCCCTTACCTACGAACATATTAATCCAGAAGCGATCGGGAATCAGCGCCGCATCGTCATTTCTGACCAATCGGGATTAAGTAATGTGTTAGCGAAAGCGCGCAGTTTTGGCATCGATTTAAATAAAGATGATCCCACCTGTCGGCAAATTCTGGAACGTTTAAAAATCTTGGAAAGTGAGGGTTATCAATTTGAGGCAGCCGAAGCTAGTTTTGAGTTATTAATGCGGGAAGCTTTGGGACAGAGAAGCCACCTTTTTGAATTAAAAGGATTCCAAGTTTATTGTGATATGCTCCGGGATAGTGGTAATGCGATCGCTACAATTAAAGTACGGGTAAAAGAGGAAGATTTATTAGAAGTGGCCGAAGGTAACGGGCCGGTGGCTGCTTTAGATCGGGCTTTAAGAAAGGCTTTAGTCAAATTCTATCCCGAAATTGCTAACTTTCACCTGACCGATTATAAAGTGAGAATCCTCGATAGTGGTTCGGGGACGGCAGCGAAAACTAGGGTTTTAATCGAGTCCAGTAACGGTCAACAAAGATGGACTACCGTAGGAGTGTCTAGTAATATTTTGGAAGCTTCCTATCAAGCAGTGGTGGAAGGAATTGAATACGGTTTATATCTGCTGCAAAACAATAAACTAGAATTATCGGGTCAATTTTGTCCTTTGGGGATAATTTAG
- the sds gene encoding solanesyl diphosphate synthase — translation MIPTTSLFAPVDDDLRLLTDNLKNLVGARHPILAAAAEHLFEAGGKRVRPAIVLLVSRATMLDRDITPRHRRLAEITEMIHTASLVHDDVVDEAELRRSVPTVNSLFDNRVAVLAGDFLFAQSSWYLANLDNLEVVKLLSEVIRDFAEGEIQQGINRFDTSISLEAYLEKSYYKTASLIANSAKAAGVLSEQSAEVNHHLYNYGRDLGLAFQIVDDILDFTSPTEVLGKPSGSDLISGNITAPALFAMEENPYIEVLIEREFSQEGDIEKALDFIHSSQGIPRSKELANQYGQSALKHLDCLASSPSKDVLIELVDYVLSRIY, via the coding sequence ATGATCCCAACAACTTCTTTATTCGCACCCGTTGACGATGATCTCCGTCTTTTGACCGATAACTTAAAAAACCTCGTCGGCGCTCGTCATCCCATTTTAGCGGCGGCAGCAGAACATTTGTTCGAGGCCGGTGGTAAACGCGTTCGACCGGCGATCGTGTTGTTAGTCTCCCGCGCTACTATGTTAGACCGGGATATCACTCCCCGTCATCGTCGATTAGCGGAAATCACGGAGATGATCCACACTGCCAGTCTCGTCCATGATGATGTGGTAGATGAGGCGGAATTGCGCCGCAGTGTTCCCACCGTTAACAGTTTATTTGACAATCGTGTGGCGGTTTTAGCGGGAGATTTTCTTTTCGCTCAATCCTCTTGGTATCTAGCTAATTTAGATAATTTAGAAGTGGTAAAATTGCTCTCGGAAGTGATTCGCGATTTTGCTGAAGGGGAAATTCAACAGGGAATTAATCGCTTTGATACCAGTATCTCCTTAGAAGCTTATCTAGAAAAAAGTTACTACAAAACTGCTTCTTTAATTGCCAACAGTGCCAAAGCAGCTGGGGTATTAAGCGAGCAATCGGCCGAAGTTAATCATCATTTATATAATTATGGTCGTGATTTAGGATTAGCTTTTCAAATCGTCGATGATATTCTCGATTTTACCTCCCCCACGGAAGTATTAGGAAAACCCTCTGGCTCCGATTTGATCAGTGGTAATATCACCGCTCCTGCTCTCTTTGCCATGGAGGAAAATCCCTATATAGAAGTGTTGATCGAACGGGAATTTAGTCAGGAAGGAGACATCGAAAAAGCTCTTGACTTTATTCACTCTAGCCAAGGTATTCCTCGCTCAAAAGAATTAGCTAATCAATACGGACAAAGTGCCTTAAAACACCTTGACTGTTTAGCTTCTTCTCCCTCAAAAGATGTGTTAATTGAGCTAGTGGATTACGTTTTGAGCCGAATTTATTAG
- a CDS encoding CPBP family intramembrane glutamic endopeptidase, producing MDMAALIKIIIFLLAWLILWLPIAIGLGSRLGWQPLQGTKPEQKLPLVASLYVLAPLVIWGLLKIEGSSLDNYGLIWSFSLFISLTKGLILAVVGLGIIFFLEGILTWVHWQPKNLTRAFALSLPLLIVALWVGITEELIFRGIFLSQLSQEYGFWVAGAISSLIFALLHLLWERQQTLPQLPGLFLMGMVLVWARAIDHGSLGLAWGLHSGWVWGLALLDSAELMSYSDSGLAWVKGIYNQPLAGLAGILCLLGTAWGLNLFQ from the coding sequence ATGGACATGGCTGCCTTAATCAAAATTATTATCTTCCTGTTGGCCTGGTTAATTCTCTGGCTGCCCATTGCCATTGGTTTAGGGAGTCGTTTGGGATGGCAACCGCTGCAAGGGACAAAACCTGAGCAGAAATTGCCCCTGGTGGCCTCTCTTTACGTTTTGGCTCCCTTAGTTATCTGGGGATTATTAAAGATAGAGGGGAGCAGCCTCGATAATTACGGATTAATTTGGTCATTTTCCCTATTTATCTCCCTAACTAAAGGATTAATCCTGGCAGTGGTGGGATTAGGGATAATTTTTTTCCTAGAGGGGATTTTGACCTGGGTACATTGGCAGCCCAAAAATCTAACTCGTGCTTTTGCCTTGAGTTTACCCCTGTTGATAGTGGCCCTCTGGGTGGGTATTACCGAGGAATTAATCTTTCGGGGCATCTTTTTGAGCCAATTAAGCCAAGAATACGGTTTTTGGGTGGCGGGAGCCATTTCTAGCCTAATTTTTGCCCTGCTGCACCTGCTTTGGGAGCGTCAGCAAACGCTGCCGCAACTACCCGGTTTATTTCTGATGGGCATGGTTCTGGTCTGGGCGCGGGCGATCGATCATGGTAGTTTAGGATTAGCTTGGGGACTTCATAGCGGTTGGGTATGGGGATTGGCCTTGCTAGACAGTGCCGAATTGATGTCTTACAGCGATTCTGGGTTAGCTTGGGTTAAAGGTATCTATAACCAACCTTTAGCGGGGTTAGCGGGTATTCTTTGCCTCTTGGGGACAGCTTGGGGGTTAAACTTGTTTCAGTAG
- a CDS encoding type II toxin-antitoxin system VapC family toxin: MMTRYLLDTNIVMRLCNCSDLQHKLATNAVSRLLMQSDECFLATQVIIEFWVVATRPTEVNGLGWSVEQTRSMIDQLLARFPVLAESRQIFTNWLNLVTTNRVMGKRTHDVRLVAAMLANEITHLLTFNPSDFAGISSITITHPQDLNPFDTNEP; the protein is encoded by the coding sequence ATGATGACGAGATATTTACTTGACACTAATATTGTTATGCGATTGTGCAATTGTTCCGACCTACAGCATAAGCTGGCAACCAATGCAGTTTCTCGTCTGCTCATGCAATCAGATGAATGTTTCCTTGCGACACAAGTAATAATTGAGTTTTGGGTTGTTGCCACCAGACCAACTGAAGTCAATGGTTTGGGTTGGTCTGTAGAACAAACCAGAAGCATGATAGATCAACTTCTCGCTCGTTTTCCAGTCTTGGCAGAATCTCGGCAGATTTTTACAAATTGGCTGAACTTAGTCACAACTAACAGAGTGATGGGTAAACGCACTCATGATGTTCGTCTCGTTGCGGCTATGCTTGCCAATGAAATTACACATCTGTTGACCTTTAATCCCAGTGATTTTGCGGGTATATCAAGTATTACCATAACTCATCCACAAGATTTGAACCCGTTTGATACTAATGAGCCATAG
- a CDS encoding ABC transporter permease → MGISILRIWAIAANGFREVIRDRILYFIGFFALLMAFAWRLLPEIAIGTHQKIFLDLGLAAIGLLGVIVAVFVGTGLINQEIDKRTILVLIPKPLSRAEFILGKHLGLSGVLAVMLGVMLVIYLLMLLGMKVSFQALPLIVSVFYLGLELILIAALAIAFGVFTSSILATLMTFGVYLMGHISKDLIQLGIISKNPNILAITQNIYLILPDLERLNFRNEAVYGLLPSADVLIGNALYSLVYTGLLLGISILIFSRRQF, encoded by the coding sequence ATGGGTATCAGCATCCTGAGAATCTGGGCGATCGCAGCTAATGGTTTTCGCGAGGTTATCCGCGATCGCATTCTTTACTTTATCGGGTTTTTTGCCTTGTTGATGGCCTTCGCTTGGCGTTTATTACCAGAAATTGCGATAGGAACCCATCAGAAAATCTTTCTTGACTTGGGATTAGCCGCTATCGGGTTATTAGGGGTAATTGTCGCGGTTTTTGTGGGTACAGGGCTAATTAATCAGGAAATTGACAAGAGAACTATTTTAGTTTTGATTCCCAAACCCCTGAGTCGGGCCGAATTTATCCTCGGTAAACACTTGGGTTTGTCTGGGGTTTTAGCGGTGATGTTGGGGGTAATGTTGGTGATTTACCTGCTGATGTTGCTGGGGATGAAAGTATCTTTTCAAGCTTTACCCCTGATTGTCTCGGTTTTCTATCTCGGTTTGGAATTAATTCTGATCGCAGCCCTGGCGATCGCTTTTGGGGTATTTACCAGTTCAATTTTAGCCACGTTAATGACTTTTGGGGTCTATCTCATGGGTCACATCAGCAAAGATCTGATCCAATTGGGTATAATCAGCAAAAATCCCAATATTCTCGCTATCACCCAAAATATTTATCTAATTCTCCCAGATTTGGAGAGATTAAATTTTAGAAACGAGGCCGTTTATGGTTTGCTCCCTAGTGCTGATGTCTTAATCGGTAATGCCCTCTACAGTCTCGTTTATACTGGTCTATTATTGGGTATCTCCATCCTCATCTTTTCACGACGACAATTTTAA
- a CDS encoding AbrB family transcriptional regulator — MSDISPTPLTGKALLQKVKELSHLPRRETAKRCGYYSQSKDGQVRVNLTDFYDAVLGAKGVPLDPEGTKDGRGREPTFRVSVHKNGQIVIGSTYTEQMNLQPGDEFEIKLGYKHIHLKQTESEEPVEA; from the coding sequence ATGAGTGATATCTCTCCTACTCCCCTAACCGGGAAAGCTCTACTACAAAAAGTCAAAGAGTTATCCCACTTACCCCGTCGCGAAACGGCAAAACGTTGTGGTTACTACTCCCAAAGTAAAGATGGTCAAGTTCGGGTCAATTTAACCGACTTTTACGATGCTGTTTTAGGTGCAAAAGGGGTTCCCCTCGATCCCGAAGGGACTAAAGATGGCCGCGGCCGCGAACCCACTTTCCGGGTTAGTGTCCATAAAAATGGTCAAATCGTCATCGGTTCCACCTATACCGAACAAATGAACTTGCAGCCCGGGGATGAATTTGAAATCAAACTTGGCTACAAGCACATCCACCTCAAACAAACGGAATCAGAAGAACCGGTAGAAGCTTAA
- the rimM gene encoding ribosome maturation factor RimM (Essential for efficient processing of 16S rRNA), with protein sequence MEENWLEIGTIVAPQGLEGELRVLSVSDFPERFQKRGIRGIQGPKGGEIREITLLRGRDLPGKNIYVIKLEGVENREQAEALRGYKLWANKLEKPRLKADEYHVSELVNLEVYHHLTGEKIGVVVDIFWAGNDILAVQLEANLASVKKKSPSSDSKATVLVPFVKEIVPLVDLKAARIEISPPPGLLEINLS encoded by the coding sequence ATGGAAGAAAATTGGCTAGAAATTGGGACAATAGTAGCACCCCAGGGACTGGAGGGAGAATTGCGAGTTTTATCGGTATCAGATTTTCCCGAACGTTTTCAGAAGCGAGGTATTAGGGGAATACAAGGGCCAAAAGGGGGAGAAATCCGAGAAATTACTCTGCTCAGGGGACGTGATCTACCGGGCAAAAATATTTATGTTATCAAGTTAGAGGGGGTTGAAAATCGGGAACAAGCTGAAGCTTTGCGCGGATATAAATTATGGGCGAATAAACTAGAAAAACCTCGCCTAAAAGCCGATGAATATCATGTTAGTGAGCTAGTAAACTTAGAGGTTTATCATCACCTGACAGGAGAAAAAATCGGGGTTGTAGTAGATATTTTCTGGGCTGGTAATGACATTTTAGCAGTGCAACTAGAAGCAAATCTCGCCTCTGTCAAGAAAAAAAGCCCTTCTTCCGACTCAAAAGCCACGGTCCTGGTTCCCTTTGTCAAAGAAATTGTGCCACTGGTGGATCTGAAAGCGGCACGCATCGAGATCTCGCCACCACCGGGGTTATTAGAGATCAATTTATCCTAG